The Chloroflexota bacterium nucleotide sequence TCGTTCATGGCACCACAGGAATTGCGGGCGGTGACGGCAGCGATGATAGCGCCGCGCGGGCTCAGTCGCTCGCATCTCCCGCGGGCGGCCAGTCGCTCTTCAGCACCGCGTAGTAGGCGTCGTCGACGCGCAGGCCATGCGCGACGCGGTTGCCGCGCACCTCGCCGACCTGGACCATGCCCACCTTCTCCAGCACGCGCCGTGAGGCGCCATTGCGCACGTCGACTCGGGCGTAGACGCGCTCGAAGTCGGTGGTGGTGAACACCGCGTTGACCACGGCGCTCACGACCTCGGTGGCGAAGCCCTGGCCCCACCGCGGCCTGGCAATGGCATAGCCGACCTCCGCGTGGCGGTTCTGCGGGTCGGGCCACATCCCGATGTGGCCGATCAGTTCCCCGTCCAGATCGGCTGCCCACCACGACGGATCCTTGCCCCAATCATCCACCAGCCGCCCCACGACGAATTCCTCCGCGTCACGACGGGTATACGGGTACGGAAGCGGGAAATAGCGAGCCCACTCGGCGTCGTTGCAATAGGCCTGGCGGGGCTCAACGTCGCGCAATTCGAACGGCCGCAGGGTCAGTCGCGGCGTGCGAATCGTGCGAGGCAGGTGCTCCATTGCAGGCTAGCGTACGCCATTCGGACGGGCTCTGGTCCGGTGGCCCATGCTGCGCGCAGCATGGGAGGTTCAGCCACGGCCGGTCCCACGCTGCACGCAGCGCGAGCCACCGGAGATTGCGGGCAGCCACAAGGGCTGCCCCTACACGTCCGAGTCCGCTGTCGGGGCGCCTCTTGTGGGCGCCCGCGATTTGTCGAATTCGGAAACGGAATGTCGGCGGCCGGTCAGGCGTCGTCCGCCATCC carries:
- a CDS encoding GNAT family protein, translated to MEHLPRTIRTPRLTLRPFELRDVEPRQAYCNDAEWARYFPLPYPYTRRDAEEFVVGRLVDDWGKDPSWWAADLDGELIGHIGMWPDPQNRHAEVGYAIARPRWGQGFATEVVSAVVNAVFTTTDFERVYARVDVRNGASRRVLEKVGMVQVGEVRGNRVAHGLRVDDAYYAVLKSDWPPAGDASD